The genomic DNA CAAGACAGCGGTCGCCGTGCCGCTGCACGAGAGATCGCGCGCAGTGCGGATTCATTTCATGGGAAACAAGGATGAAGGCATCTGCGAATTTTCGCCGATCCGCTGAGACCTCCTCGAACGAAGGAAGATGTACCACCGGCTCATCGTCAGATTCCACAAACTCTTTCTGAATCCGTGCAGTCCCCCTGACCCCGGCGATATCCCTGAACGGCTCTCCCTCCCTCACCCTCTCAGCCAGCTCAAGAAGGGGCCGCTCCCCCATCCCATAGACGAGAAGATCCGCTTTGGAATCAAAAAGAATCGATCTCCTGACCTTGTCTTCCCAGAAGTCGTAATGAGCGAAACGGCGAAGGGATGCCTCGATGCCACCGATTACCACCGGGACGTCACGCCACGCTTCTTTTAGACGCGACGTGTAGACGATGCAGGCCCGATTGGGGCGCGCGCCGTGGCGGTTGCCGGGGGTATAGGCATCGTCGTGGCGAAGTTTGCGGGCAGGGGTATAGTGCGCCACCATCGAGTCCATGGCCCCCGCCGAAACGGCAAAGAAGAGCCTCGGGCGCCCGAGAACCATGAACGCGTCAACACTTCGCCAGTCGGGCTGAGGGATGACCCCGACACGGAACCCGTGCGATTCGAGCCAGCGGGCAAGGAGGGGAACGCCGAATGCCGGATGGTCGATATATGCATCGCCGGTTACGAAGATGACGTCGAGCTCATCCCATCCCCGCTTGAGTGCTTCTTCTTTAGTGATTGGTAAGAACATTTGGAAGTTGGCCACAGAGACTCAGAGAAAGACCGGTAGCAGGCTCAACTGCTTTAAACCCCATCTATGTAGATCCGGATAGTACAAAGTGCATCACGCTAAGCCCTCTCGGTCTTTCTGCGTCTCCGTGGAAGATCATTGGCTTCAGGGAAACAGTGCAAGCCCTTCCAGTCCCATATTCTCGGGGAAGCCGCACATAACGTTCATATTCTGCACTGCCTGCCCCGACGCCCCCTTGACGAGGTTATCGATAGCCGAGACAACGATGATCCGTCCCGTACGCCGGTCTACTGCAAGACCGATATCGCAGAAATTGGCCCCGCGAACGAAAGCGGTAGAGGGGAAGCTTCCCTCAGGGAGGATGCGTACGAAGGCCTCCCCTTCGTAGAACTCGCGATAGAGCGACACCAGCTTCCCGGAGCTGACAGTATTACGCGGTTGGCAATAGATGGTCGATAGGATTCCTCGATCCATCGGAACCAGGTGCGGTGTGAATGTAACACGGAGCCCGGTTCCCGCCAAATTCCCCAACTCCTGCTCAATCTCCGGAATGTGCCGGTGAAGACCTCCGACCCCATATGCCTTGTACCCGTCATTCACTTCGCAGTAGAGGTTGTCTACCTTTGCCCCACGCCCTGCGCCGGAGACACCGGAGGCGCTGTCGGCAACTATGCTGCAAAGATCGATAATCCCATTCTTCAAAAGCGGAGCGAGGCCAAGGATGATACTAGTCGGGTAGCACCCCGGGTTGGCTACCAGCTTTGCCTTAGCAATCTGGGCACGGTAAAGTTCCGGAAGGCCATATACCGACTTGTCGAGCAGCTCAGGGTTCAGGTGCGGCTCGTACCACGCCGCATATTCCTCTGCGCTCTTCAGCCGATAGTCGGCAGAGAGGTCCACAACCTTCTTCTTGAGCCGGAGAAAGGTGGGCACCACCTCCATCGCTGCTTTGTGGGGGAGAGCAGTGAAAACCAGATCGGCTTTCTCCGCAATCCTGACCGGCTCCAGGTTTTCCAGCACATGATCATACCGGTCCCGGACCGAGGGGAATATATCGGACAACCGCTTCCCGGCACTCTGTTCCGAAGTGATGCATGTTACCGCCACCTCCGGGTGACCATGAAGGATACGGACCAGCTCGATTCCCGTGTAACCGCTGGCGCCGACAATGGCAACTTTGAGCATAACTGTCCTCCGGTTTTTGGCAGTTTTGCATCCATGATATGGGATGTACCGACCAGAAAGGGACGCGAGATTTCCGTCAGATCGTCGCACCCGCAGGCTGGCCCAGCGGAGGCGTAGCAGCGCTACGCCGCACAAAAGGGATAGCCGAGGACGGCGGCGAGATGGCGGGAAGGTCGCGTCTCGAGTACAAGAAAAGGGAGGAATCCATGCGGACTCCTCCCCTCCTGTACATGCAGCATATCCGGCAGATTAACGCTTGGAGAACTGGAAGCTGGCGCGGGCTGATTTTTTCCCGTACTTCTTACGCTCCTTGATGCGCGAGTCCCGGGTGATAAACCCGGCTTTTTTCAGAGTACCGCGCAGGGCAGCATCGACTTCGAGAAGAGCCTTGGTGATACCATGCTTGATGGCGCCGGCCTGACCCGAATCCCCTCCACCCCGGACAGTGACGTAAATGTCAAACTTACCGACATTCTCG from Geobacter sp. DSM 9736 includes the following:
- the argC gene encoding N-acetyl-gamma-glutamyl-phosphate reductase; translated protein: MLKVAIVGASGYTGIELVRILHGHPEVAVTCITSEQSAGKRLSDIFPSVRDRYDHVLENLEPVRIAEKADLVFTALPHKAAMEVVPTFLRLKKKVVDLSADYRLKSAEEYAAWYEPHLNPELLDKSVYGLPELYRAQIAKAKLVANPGCYPTSIILGLAPLLKNGIIDLCSIVADSASGVSGAGRGAKVDNLYCEVNDGYKAYGVGGLHRHIPEIEQELGNLAGTGLRVTFTPHLVPMDRGILSTIYCQPRNTVSSGKLVSLYREFYEGEAFVRILPEGSFPSTAFVRGANFCDIGLAVDRRTGRIIVVSAIDNLVKGASGQAVQNMNVMCGFPENMGLEGLALFP
- the rpsI gene encoding 30S ribosomal protein S9, coding for MAATSFYGTGKRKSSIARVWLKPGTGSITVNSKSLDDYFGRETSKMVVRQPLELTENVGKFDIYVTVRGGGDSGQAGAIKHGITKALLEVDAALRGTLKKAGFITRDSRIKERKKYGKKSARASFQFSKR